The following are encoded together in the Bacteroidota bacterium genome:
- a CDS encoding acylphosphatase → MPTNAPQEFQKAVSVLVKGRVQGVGFRAFTRRHAMLLGLKGEVANLPDGAVKAHIEGSSERVKQMLHLIKQGPSLARVEKIVVSPLKPTGRYKTFEVGLYRR, encoded by the coding sequence ATGCCGACTAATGCACCTCAGGAATTTCAGAAAGCGGTTTCCGTGCTCGTAAAAGGACGCGTTCAAGGCGTTGGTTTCCGTGCATTTACGCGCCGGCATGCCATGTTACTGGGCCTAAAAGGAGAAGTGGCAAATCTGCCTGATGGTGCTGTTAAGGCCCATATTGAAGGATCAAGCGAACGGGTCAAACAAATGTTGCACCTGATCAAACAGGGGCCATCGTTGGCGCGCGTGGAAAAAATTGTAGTTTCGCCACTGAAGCCAACAGGGCGGTACAAGACCTTTGAGGTAGGATTGTATCGCCGGTAG